A window from Symphalangus syndactylus isolate Jambi chromosome 22, NHGRI_mSymSyn1-v2.1_pri, whole genome shotgun sequence encodes these proteins:
- the RPL11 gene encoding large ribosomal subunit protein uL5 isoform X1, whose product MAGRACGGYFTRSPRNMEPAMLAGPKLQDQGEKENPMRELRIRKLCLNICVGESGDRLTRAAKVLEQLTGQTPVFSKARYTVRSFGIRRNEKIAVHCTVRGAKAEEILEKGLKVREYELRKNNFSDTGNFGFGIQEHIDLGIKYDPSIGIYGLDFYVVLGRPGFSIADKKRRTGCIGAKHRISKEEAMRWFQQKYDGIILPGK is encoded by the exons ATGGCAGGCCGAGCCTGCGGGGGCTACTTCACCCGCAGCCCGAGGAATATGGAGCCCGCAATGCTTGCCGGCCCAAAACTG CAGGATCAAGGTGAAAAGGAGAACCCCATGCGGGAACTTCGCATCCGCAAGCTCTGTCTCAACATCTGTGTTGGGGAGAGTGGAGACAGACTGACCCGAGCAGCCAAGGTGTTGGAGCAGCTCACAGGGCAGACCCCTGTGTTTTCCAAAG CTAGATACACTGTCAGATCCTTTGGCATCCGGAGAAATGAAAAGATTGCTGTCCACTGCACAGTTCGAGGGGCCAAGGCAGAGGAAATCTTGGAGAAGGGTCTAAAG GTGCGGGAGTATGAGTTAAGAAAAAACAACTTCTCAGATACTGGAAACTTTGGTTTTGGGATCCAGGAACACATCGATCTGGGTATCAAATACGACCCAAGCATTGGTATCTACGGCCTGGACTTCTATGTG GTGCTGGGTAGGCCAGGTTTCAGCATCGCAGACAAGAAGCGCAGGACAGGCTGCATTGGGGCCAAACACAGAATCAGCAAAGAGGAGGCCATGCGCTGGTTCCAGCAGAAG TATGATGGGATCATCCTTCCTGGCAAATAA
- the RPL11 gene encoding large ribosomal subunit protein uL5 isoform X3, with protein MAQDQGEKENPMRELRIRKLCLNICVGESGDRLTRAAKVLEQLTGQTPVFSKARYTVRSFGIRRNEKIAVHCTVRGAKAEEILEKGLKVREYELRKNNFSDTGNFGFGIQEHIDLGIKYDPSIGIYGLDFYVVLGRPGFSIADKKRRTGCIGAKHRISKEEAMRWFQQKYDGIILPGK; from the exons ATGGcg CAGGATCAAGGTGAAAAGGAGAACCCCATGCGGGAACTTCGCATCCGCAAGCTCTGTCTCAACATCTGTGTTGGGGAGAGTGGAGACAGACTGACCCGAGCAGCCAAGGTGTTGGAGCAGCTCACAGGGCAGACCCCTGTGTTTTCCAAAG CTAGATACACTGTCAGATCCTTTGGCATCCGGAGAAATGAAAAGATTGCTGTCCACTGCACAGTTCGAGGGGCCAAGGCAGAGGAAATCTTGGAGAAGGGTCTAAAG GTGCGGGAGTATGAGTTAAGAAAAAACAACTTCTCAGATACTGGAAACTTTGGTTTTGGGATCCAGGAACACATCGATCTGGGTATCAAATACGACCCAAGCATTGGTATCTACGGCCTGGACTTCTATGTG GTGCTGGGTAGGCCAGGTTTCAGCATCGCAGACAAGAAGCGCAGGACAGGCTGCATTGGGGCCAAACACAGAATCAGCAAAGAGGAGGCCATGCGCTGGTTCCAGCAGAAG TATGATGGGATCATCCTTCCTGGCAAATAA
- the RPL11 gene encoding large ribosomal subunit protein uL5 isoform X2 encodes MESFEQDQGEKENPMRELRIRKLCLNICVGESGDRLTRAAKVLEQLTGQTPVFSKARYTVRSFGIRRNEKIAVHCTVRGAKAEEILEKGLKVREYELRKNNFSDTGNFGFGIQEHIDLGIKYDPSIGIYGLDFYVVLGRPGFSIADKKRRTGCIGAKHRISKEEAMRWFQQKYDGIILPGK; translated from the exons ATGGAGAGTTTTGAG CAGGATCAAGGTGAAAAGGAGAACCCCATGCGGGAACTTCGCATCCGCAAGCTCTGTCTCAACATCTGTGTTGGGGAGAGTGGAGACAGACTGACCCGAGCAGCCAAGGTGTTGGAGCAGCTCACAGGGCAGACCCCTGTGTTTTCCAAAG CTAGATACACTGTCAGATCCTTTGGCATCCGGAGAAATGAAAAGATTGCTGTCCACTGCACAGTTCGAGGGGCCAAGGCAGAGGAAATCTTGGAGAAGGGTCTAAAG GTGCGGGAGTATGAGTTAAGAAAAAACAACTTCTCAGATACTGGAAACTTTGGTTTTGGGATCCAGGAACACATCGATCTGGGTATCAAATACGACCCAAGCATTGGTATCTACGGCCTGGACTTCTATGTG GTGCTGGGTAGGCCAGGTTTCAGCATCGCAGACAAGAAGCGCAGGACAGGCTGCATTGGGGCCAAACACAGAATCAGCAAAGAGGAGGCCATGCGCTGGTTCCAGCAGAAG TATGATGGGATCATCCTTCCTGGCAAATAA